A genomic segment from Candidatus Binatia bacterium encodes:
- a CDS encoding cytochrome c has protein sequence MARGFVLGAVAALVALALCAYVGIEAGIMPANADARPSKLERWMARASLRATLDREAQKGDNPLPLSDENLVAGIRLYGENCAVCHGGAGAQPSKIARGLYQHPPQLAKDGVEDDPDGITYWKIEHGIRLTGMPSFGKTLDERQIWQVTLFLKHMDALPPEPQRVWKSLKS, from the coding sequence ATGGCACGTGGATTTGTTCTCGGCGCGGTTGCAGCGCTCGTCGCGCTCGCGCTCTGCGCGTACGTCGGCATCGAAGCGGGGATCATGCCCGCGAACGCCGACGCTCGGCCGTCCAAACTCGAGCGCTGGATGGCGCGCGCATCGCTGCGCGCAACGCTCGATCGCGAGGCGCAAAAGGGCGACAACCCGCTTCCGCTCAGCGACGAGAACCTCGTCGCCGGCATTCGCCTCTACGGCGAGAACTGCGCGGTCTGTCACGGCGGCGCCGGCGCACAGCCTTCGAAGATCGCGCGCGGGCTCTACCAGCATCCGCCGCAGCTCGCGAAGGACGGCGTCGAAGACGATCCCGACGGCATAACCTACTGGAAGATCGAACACGGCATCCGGTTAACCGGGATGCCGTCGTTCGGAAAGACGCTCGACGAGAGGCAGATCTGGCAGGTGACGCTCTTCCTCAAACACATGGACGCGCTGCCGCCGGAGCCGCAGCGCGTCTGGAAGAGTTTAAAGAGTTAG